The following proteins are encoded in a genomic region of Canis lupus familiaris isolate Mischka breed German Shepherd chromosome 6, alternate assembly UU_Cfam_GSD_1.0, whole genome shotgun sequence:
- the LOC479773 gene encoding helicase SRCAP isoform X4, whose translation MQSSPSPAHPQLPILQTQMVSDGMTGSNPVSPASSSSPASSGAGGISPQHIAQDSSLDGPPGPPDGATVPLEGLSLPQAADLANKGPKWEKSHAEIAEQAKHEAEIETRIAELRKEGFWSLKRLPKVPEPPRPKGHWDYLCEEMQWLSADFAQERRWKRGVARKVVRMVIRHHEEQRQKEERARREEQAKLRRIASTMAKDVRQFWSNVEKVVQFKQQSRLEEKRKKALDLHLDFIVGQTEKYSDLLSQSLNQPLASSKAGSSPCLGSSSAASSPPPPVSRLDDEDGDFQPQEEEEEDDEETIEVEEQQEGNDAETQRREIELLRREGELPLEELLRSLPPQLLGGPSSPSRTPSSRDSDIRDGPEEGGEEEPSQVIQVKPSPSVTQRNKQPWHPDEDDEEFTANEDEAEDEEETIAAEEQLEGEVDHAMELSELAREGELSMEELLQQYAGAYASDASGPGSGSSEEEDEEEVEANSSDCEAEGATEAEEARPEDSSSQSESAEEQSEEEEDEHSEEEETSGSSESEESESEESEESGSQSQADEEEEEDDDFGVEYLLARDEEQSEADGGSGPPTPGPTATLGPKKEITDIAAAAESLQPKGYTLATTQVKTPIPLLLRGQLREYQHIGLDWLVTMYEKKLNGILADEMGLGKTIQTISLLAHLACEKGNWGPHLIIVPTSVMLNWEMELKRWCPSFKILTYYGAQKERKLKRQGWTKPNAFHVCITSYKLVLQDHQAFRRKNWRYLILDEAQNIKNFKSQRWQSLLNFNSQRRLLLTGTPLQNSLMELWSLMHFLMPHVFQSHREFKEWFSNPLTGMIEGSQEYNEGLVKRLHKVLRPFLLRRVKVDVEKQMPKKYEHVIRCRLSKRQRCLYDDFMAQTTTKETLATGHFMSVINILMQLRKVCNHPNLFDPRPVTSPFITPGICFSTASLVLRATDVHPLQRIDMGRFDLIGLEGRVSRYEAETFLPRHRLSRRVLLEVATAPDPPPRPKPVKMKVNRMLQPVPKQEGRTVVVVNSPRTPIGPVPVRPSPGPEFSAQPTPGPTPPMLPAPLMVSASPVGPPLIPASRPPGPVLLPPLQPNSGPLPQVLPSPLGVLSGTSRPPTPTLSLKPAPPAPVRLSPAPPPGSSSLLKPLTVPPGYTFPSAAATTTSTTTATAPTTAVPASTPAPQRLILSPDMQARLPSGEVVSIGQLASLAQRPVASAGGSKPLTFQIQGNKLTLTGAQVRQLAVGQPRPLQMPPTMVNNTGVVKIVVRQAPRDGLTPVPPLAPAPRPPSSGLPAVLTPRPTLTPGRLPTPTLGTARAPIPTSTLVRPLLKLVHSPSPEVSASAPGAAPLTISSPLPVQSSLPGPASSPMPVPNSSPLASPVSSTVSVPVSSSLPISVSTTPPAPASAPLTIPISAPLPVSASGPALLTNVTPALAPVVSAAPGPPSLAPAGASPSASALTLGLATTPSLSSSQAPGHPLLLAPASSHVPGLNSAVAPACSPVLVPASALANPFPAAPNPAPAQASLLAPAPSASQALATSLAPMVAPQTAILAPSPAPSLAPLPVLAPSPGPAPVLAPSQTPVPVLASSSTPGTPLASASSLVPAPTPVLAPSSTQTMVPAPVPSPLPSPASSQTLALAPALASTPGGSSPSQTLSLGTGNPQGPFPAQTLSLTPASSLVPAPSQTLSLAPGPPLGPSQTLSLAPAPPLTPASPMGPAPAHTLTLAPVSSSASLLTPASVQTLTLSPAPVPVPPLGPAAAQTLALAPASTQAPASQTSSLVVSASGSAPLPVTMVSRLPVAKDEPETLTLRPGPPSPPSTATSFSGPRPRRQPPPPPRSPFYLDSLEEKRKRQRSERLERIFQLSEAHGALAPVYGTEVLDFCTLPQPVASPIGPRSPGPSHPTFWTYTEAARQAVLFPQQRLDQLSEIIERFIFVMPPVEAPPPSLHACHPPPWLAPRQAAFQEQLACELWPRARPLHRIVCNMRTQFPDLRLIQYDCGKLQTLAVLLRQLKAEGHRVLIFTQMTRMLDVLEQFLTYHGHLYLRLDGSTRVEQRQALMERFNADKRIFCFILSTRSGGVGVNLTGADTVVFYDSDWNPTMDAQAQDRCHRIGQTRDVHIYRLISERTVEENILKKANQKRMLGDMAIEGGNFTTAYFKQQTIRELFDMPLEEPSGSSVPSAPEEEEETVASKQTHILEQALCRAEDEEDIRAATQAKAEQVAELAEFNENDGFPTGEGEEANRPGVEDEEMSRAEQEIAALVEQLTPIERYAMKFLEASLEEVSREELKQAEEQVEAARKDLDQAKEEVFRLPQEEEEGPGAGDEVSCGTGGGSHRRSKKAKAPERPGTRVSERLRGARAETQGANHTPVTSTHHTRNISTPPRCSPARERVPRPAPRPRPPPASAPAVIPAPIPVPIPAPIPISAPNPITMLPVHILPSPPLPPSQIPPSCSSACTPPPACTPPPAHTPPPTQTSLSTPSSPLLLGLPSVPISPPVTNLPLGLGPETELCAQALASTESLELADMASSETSPLTLVPPKDLLPVAVEILPISEKNLSLASSAPSPTLEADSVPNGQEQEVPEPAEGTILTVLPDGEEVPSCLSESNGLDLPLSAASDELLQEPLEADKSSEELVEAQTPTSSPEKPQELVSAEVAAPSTSSSATSSPESPSPARPPRRRTSADVEIRGQGAGRPGQPPGPKVLRKLPGRLVTVVEEKELVRRRRQQRGTASTLVPGVSETGASPGSPSARSMSGPESSPPTSGPCEAAPPSTLPTPTQQPFIARRRIELGVTGGGSPENGEGALLAITPPAVKRRRGRPPKKNRSPADAGRGVDEVPSSAPKGKTNGADPVPGAETLIVAEPVLGPQLSLGPQPIHRPEPIILSPVEKRRRGRPPKARDLPLPGTISSPGDGNLESRTQPLPLPPPLPPLPPLLACPTATVANTVTNLTISTSPPKRKRGRPPKNPPSPRPSQLPVLDRDSSSVLESCGLGRRRQPQGQGESEGSSSDEDGSRPLTRLARLRLEAEGMRGRKSEGSMVVAVIQDDLDLADSGPGGLELTPPVVSLAPKLRSTRLRPGSLVPPLETEKVPRKRAGAPVGGGPGLAKRGRLQPPSPLGPEGSVEESEAEASGEEEEVDGTPRRRPGPRRLGGATNQGDQRILRSSAPPHLAGPTISHRGRKAKT comes from the exons ATGCAGagcagcccctcccctgctcaccctCAGCTCCCAATCTTGCAGACACAG atggTGTCGGACGGCATGACAGGCAGCAATCCTGTGTCCCCTGCCTCATCCAGTTCCCCAGCCTCTAGTGGGGCAGGCGGCATCTCCCCCCAGCATATAGCTCAAGATTCCTCTCTGGATGGACCTCCAGGGCCCCCAGATGGTGCCACAGTGCCCCTGGAGGGGCTCAGCTTACCCCAGGCTGCTGACCTGGCTAACAAGGGCCCAAAGTGGGAGAAGAGCCATGCTGAGATTGCAGAGCAGGCCAAGCAT GAGGCTGAGATTGAGACTCGGATTGCTGAGCTGCGGAAAGAGGGTTTCTGGTCACTGAAAAGGCTGCCTAAAGTGCCAGAGCCTCCCCGCCCCAAAGGCCACTGGGACTATCTATGTGAGGAGATGCAGTGGCTCTCTGCTGACTTTGCTCAGGAGCGTCGTTGGAAACGGGGTGTGGCCCGTAAG GTTGTGCGCATGGTCATCCGGCACCACGAGGAGCAGCGGCAGAAGGAGGAACGGGCTCGGAGAGAAGAGCAGGCCAAGCTACGCCGAATTGCCTCCACCATGGCCAAAGATGTCAGGCAATTCTGGAGCAATGTGGAGAAG GTGGTGCAATTCAAGCAACAGTCCCGGCTTGAGGAAAAGCGTAAAAAAGCTCTGGACCTGCACCTGGACTTCATTGTGGGGCAGACTGAAAAGTACTCAGACCTTTTATCTCAGAGCCTCAACCAGCCACTAGCATCCAGCAAAGCTGGCTCTTCCCCTTGTCTAGGCTCTTCCTCAGCTGCCTCTAGTCCTCCACCCCCGGTTTCCCGGCTGGACGATGAAG ATGGGGACTTCCAACcccaagaggaggaggaagaggatgacgAGGAGACGATTGAGGTTGAAGAACAACAGGAAGGCAATGATGCAGAGACCCAGAGGCGTGAGATTGAGCTGCTTCGACGTGAGGGAGAATTGCCATTGGAAGAGCTGCTCCGTTCCCTCCCCCCTCAGCTGCTAGGAGGGCCTTCCAGCCCCTCGAGGACCCCCTCATCTCGTGACAGTGATATCCGAGATGGGCCTGAAGAAGGTGGTGAAGAAGAGCCCTCTCAGGTGATACAG GTGAAACCCTCACCCTCTGTTACACAGCGCAATAAACAGCCTTGGCATCCAGATGAGGATGACGAAGAGTTTACTGCCAATGAGGATGAAG CGGAGGATGAAGAGGAAACTATAGCGGCTGAGGAGcagttggaaggggaggtggaccaTGCCATGGAGCTGAGCGAGTTGGCTCGAGAAG GTGAGCTATCTATGGAAGAGCTCTTGCAGCAGTATGCGGGAGCCTATGCTTCTGACGCCTCTGGCCCAGGCTCTGGGAGTAGCGAAGAAGAGGACGAGGAGGAGGTTGAGGCTAACAGCTCTGACTGTGAAGCAGAGGGGGCCACAGAGGCTGAAGAGGCTCGTCCTGAGGACAGTAGCAGTCAGTCAG AATCTGCTGAAGAGCAAagtgaggaagaagaagatgagCATTCAGAGGAGGAAGAAACCAGCGGGAGTTCAGAATCAGAGGAATCGGAGTCTGAGGAGTCTGAGGAGTCTGGATCACAGAGCCAggcagatgaggaagaggaggaagatgatgaCTTTGGGGTGGAATACTTGCTTGCCCGGGATGAAGAGCAGAGTGAGGCAGATGGGGGCAGTGGACCTCCTACCCCAGGACCCACCGCTACTCTAGGCCCTAAGAAGGAGATTACTGACATCGCTGCGGCAGCTGAAAGTCTTCAGCCCAAGGGTTACACCTTGGCCACTACCCAG GTGAAGACACCCATCCCCTTGCTCCTGCGGGGCCAGCTCCGGGAGTACCAACACATTGGGCTGGACTGGCTGGTTACTATGTATGAGAAGAAGCTTAATGGTATTCTTGCTGATGAGATGGGGCTAGGCAAGACAATCCAGACCATCTCCCTGCTTGCCCATTTGGCCTGTGAAAAAG GTAACTGGGGTCCCCATTTGATCATTGTCCCCACCAGTGTGATGCTGAACTGGGAGATGGAGCTGAAACGGTGGTGCCCCAGCTTTAAAATCCTCACTTACTATGGAGCCCAGAAAGAGAGGAAGCTCAAGCGGCAG GGCTGGACCAAGCCCAATGCCTTCCATGTGTGTATCACGTCTTACAAGCTGGTGCTGCAGGACCACCAGGCCTTCCGCCGTAAGAACTGGCGCTATCTCATTCTGGATGAGGCTCAGAACATCAAGAACTTCAAGTCACAGCGCTGGCAGTCACTGCTCAACTTCAACAG CCAGAGACGCCTGCTCCTTACAGGAACTCCATTGCAGAACAGCCTCATGGAGCTGTGGTCTTTGATGCACTTTTTGATGCCCCATGTCTTCCAGTCTCATCGAGAGTTTAAAGAATGGTTCTCTAACCCCCTAACTGGCATGATTGAGGGCAGCCAAGAGTACAATGAAGGTCTAGTCAAACGCCTCCACAAG GTTTTGCGGCCTTTTTTGCTGCGCCGAGTTAAGGTGGATGTTGAGAAGCAGATGCCTAAAAAGTATGAGCATGTTATCCGCTGCCGGCTCTCCAAGCGTCAACGCTGCCTCTATGATGACTTCATGGCACAGACCAC AACTAAGGAGACCCTAGCCACAGGCCATTTCATGAGTGTCATCAACATTTTGATGCAGCTGCGAAAAGTCTGCAATCATCCAAACCTGTTTGACCCTCGACCTGTTACCTCCCCCTTCATCACCCCAGGAATTTGTTTCAGCACCGCATCTCTGGTGCTCAGGGCCACTGATGTCCACCCCCTTCAG CGGATAGACATGGGTCGGTTTGATCTTATTGGCCTGGAGGGTCGTGTCTCTAGATATGAGGCTGAGACATTTCTACCCCGTCACCGCCTGTCCCGCCGGGTACTGCTAGAAGTGGCTACAGCTCCTGATCCCCCACCCCGGCCCAAACCAGTCAAGATGAAGGTTAACAG GATGCTGCAGCCAGTGCCCAAGCAGGAAGGCCGGACAGTGGTGGTGGTGAACAGCCCACGGACCCCCATTGGCCCTGTCCCCGTCCGACCCTCTCCAGGCCCTGAGTTCTCCGCCCAGCCCACCCCTGGCCCAACACCTCCAATGCTGCCAGCACCACTGATGGTGTCAGCTTCGCCTGTTGGGCCCCCACTTATTCCGGCATCCCGGCCTCCTGGCCCTGTTCTGTTGCCCCCACTGCAGCCAAACAGTGGGCCTCTTCCCCAGG TGTTGCCATCCCCCCTGGGGGTCCTTAGTGGGACCTCACGGCCTCCTACACCAACCCTGTCCTTGAAGCCGGCCCCACCTGCACCTGTTCGCTTAAGCCCTGCTCCACCTCCAGGCTCCTCCAGCCTGTTGAAGCCCCTGACAGTGCCACCAGGCTACACTTTCCCttctgctgctgccaccaccacctctaCTACCACAGCCACTGCTCCCACCACGGCAGTGCCAGCTTCTACTCCTGCACCACAGCGCCTCATCTTGTCTCCTGATATGCAGGCTCGCCTGCCCT CAGGTGAAGTGGTCAGCATCGGGCAGTTGGCCTCACTGGCACAACGTCCAGTGGCTAGTGCAGGAGGAAGCAAACCTCTCACCTTCCAAATCCAGGGCAACAAGCTGACTTTGACTGGTGCGCAGGTGCGCCAGCTTGCTGTGGGGCAGCCCCGCCCGCTGCAAA TGCCACCAACCATGGTGAATAATACAGGCGTGGTGAAGATTGTAGTGAGACAGGCCCCTCGGGATGGACTGACTCCTGTTCCTCCACTGGCCCCAGCACCCCGGCCTCCGAGTTCTGGGCTTCCAGCTGTGTTGACTCCGCGCCCCACATTAACCCCTGGCCGGCTACCCACACCTACTCTGGGTACTGCCCGGGCCCCCATCCCCACGTCCACTCTGGTGAGGCCTCTTCTCAAGCTGGTCCACAGTCCTTCGCCCGAAGTCAGTG CTTCAGCACCCGGAGCTGCTCCCTTGACcatctcttctcctctccctgtgcAGTCCTCACTCCCTGGGCCAGCCTCTTCTCCAATGCCAGTTCCCAACTCCTCTCCTCTTGCTAGTCCTGTGTCCTCTACAGTCTCAGTTCCAGTGTCCTCTTCACTTCCCATCTCTGTTTCGACCAcgcctcctgccccagcctcagCTCCACTCACCATCCCCATCTCAGCCCCCTTGCCTGTTTCGGCTTCTGGCCCAGCTCTGTTGACCAATGTGACTCCAGCACTGGCACCTGTTGTCTCAGCGGCTCCTGGACCTCCTTCTTTGGCACCAGCTGGGGCTTCCCCATCAGCGTCAGCTTTGACTCTAGGTTTGGCCACAACTCCATCCCTGTCTTCATCTCAGGCACCTGGTCACCCTCTGTTGTTGGCTCCAGCCTCTTCACATGTTCCAGGCTTGAACTCAGCTGTGGCCCCAGCATGTTCACCTGTCCTGGTACCAGCTTCTGCTCTGGCCAATCCTTTTCCGGCAGCACCAAATCCAGCTCCAGCTCAGGCTTCCCTTCTGGCTCCAGCACCTTCTGCATCTCAGGCTCTAGCCACCTCTCTGGCTCCCATGGTGGCTCCACAGACAGCAATCCTggctccttctccagctccttccctggctcctctTCCAGTCCTGGCTCCATCACCAGGTCCTGCTCCTGTCCTGGCTCCATCGCAGACTCCAGTTCCAGTTCTGGCTTCATCATCTACTCCGGGAACTCCTTTAGCTTCAGCTTCTTCACTGGTGCCAGCCCCAACTCCTGTGTTGGCTCCATCATCAACTCAGACTATGGTACCAGCCCCGGTTCCGTCGCCTCTCCCAAGCCCAGCTTCTTCGCAGACACTGGCCTTAGCCCCAGCTTTAGCATCCACTCCTGGTGGCTCGTCTCCATCTCAGACCCTCTCTTTGGGAACGGGGAACCCTCAGGGGCCTTTTCCAGCTCAGACATTATCACTGACTCCAGCATCATCCCTAGTACCAGCTCCATCGCAGACGCTGTCTTTGGCGCCAGGACCACCACTGGGTCCATCGCAGACGCTGTCTCTGGCTCCAGCACCCCCTTTGACTCCAGCTTCTCCGATgggcccagccccagctcacACACTGACTTTGGCTCCAGTATCGTCATCTGCTTCACTCCTGACCCCAGCTTCGGTGCAAACATTGACCTTGAGTCCTGCCCCTGTTCCGGTGCCGCCCTTGGGCCCAGCTGCAGCCCAGACTCTGGCGCTAGCCCCAGCCTCAACACAGGCCCCAGCTTCCCAGACATCCTCCCTTGTGGTTTCGGCATCTGGATCTGCTCCCTTGCCTGTCACCATGGTATCCCGGCTGCCTGTTGCCAAGGATGAGCCTGAGACACTGACATTGCGCCCTggtccccccagccctccctccactGCTACCTCGTTCAGTGGTCCCCGGCCTCGACGccagcccccaccaccacctcgtTCCCCTTTCTATCTG GACTCTCTGGAGGAAAAGCGGAAGCGGCAGCGGTCTGAACGCCTGGAACGGATTTTCCAACTTAGTGAGGCTCATGGGGCCCTGGCACCTGTGTATGGGACTGAAGTCCTGGATTTCTGTACCCTGCCCCAACCTGTTGCCAGCCCCATCGGCCCTCGTTCTCCTGGCCCCAGCCACCCCACCTTTTGGACTTATACCGAGGCTGCCCGCCAGGCTGTACTGTTTCCCCAGCAACGACTAGACCAGCTGTCAGAAATCATTGAGAG GTTCATCTTTGTCATGCCTCCTGTGGAGGcacctcccccttccctgcaTGCCTGCCACCCACCTCCTTGGCTGGCCCCACGTCAGGCAGCCTTCCAGGAGCAATTGGCTTGTGAGCTCTGGCCCCGAGCTCGTCCTTTGCACCGTATTGTGTGTAACATGCGCACCCAGTTCCCTGACTTGAGGCTCATCCAGTATGATTGTG GAAAGTTGCAAACATTGGCAGTGCTGTTGCGACAGCTAAAGGCGGAGGGCCACCGGGTGCTCATATTCACCCAGATGACCCGGATGCTGGATGTATTGGAACAGTTTCTCACCTACCATGGCCACCTCTACTTGCGTCTGGATGGGTCTACTAGAGTTGAGCAGAGACAG gcTTTGATGGAACGATTCAATGCAGACAAACGCATATTTTGCTTCATCCTTTCAACTCGGAGTGGGGGTGTGGGTGTGAACCTGACAGGAGCAGACACTGTCGTTTTTTATGACAGCGACTGGAATCCCACCATGGATGCGCAGGCCCAGGATCGCTGCCACCGAATTGGCCAAACCCGAGATGTCCACATTTACAG ACTTATCAGTGAACGGACAGTGGAGGAGAACATCCTAAAAAAGGCAAATCAGAAGAGAATGTTGGGAGACATGGCCATTGAGGGAGGCAACTTCACCACAGCCTATTTTAAACAG CAGACCATCCGAGAGCTGTTTGATATGCCCCTGGAAGAGCCATCCGGCTCATCTGTGCCCTCTGCCcctgaagaggaggaagagactgTGGCCAGCAAGCAGACCCATATCCTGGAGCAG GCACTATGTCGTGCAGAGGATGAAGAGGATATCCGTGCAGCCACCCAGGCCAAGGCTGAACAGGTGGCTGAGCTGGCAGAATTCAATGAGAACGACGGGTTTCCCACTGGTGAGGGAGAGGAGGCCAACCGACCTGGCGTGGAAGATGAAGAGATGTCCCGAGCTGAGCAGGAAATTGCTGCCCTTGTAGAACAG CTGACCCCGATTGAGCGCTATGCCATGAAATTCCTGGAAGCCTCACTGGAGGAGGTGAGCCGAGAGGAACTCAAGCAGGCAGAA GAGCAAGTGGAAGCTGCCCGCAAGGACCTGGACCAAGCCAAGGAGGAGGTGTTCCGCCTAccccaagaggaggaggaggggccaggggctggggatgaGGTTTCCTGTGGGACTGGTGGAGGCAGTCACCGGCGCAGTAAGAAGGCCAAGGCCCCTGAAAGGCCAGGGACTCGTGTCAGTGAGCGTCTTCGTGGAGCCCGGGCTGAGACTCAAGGGGCAAACCACACTCCTGTCACATCCACCCATCATACCCGCAACATTTCCACACCCCCACGCTGCAGCCCTGCCAGGGAGAGAGTTCCCCGGCCAGCACCTAGGCCTCGACCCCCTCCAGCTTCAGCTCCTGCTGTAATTCCTGCCCCAATCCCTGTTCCAATCCCTGCCCCAATCCCCATTTCAGCCCCAAACCCTATAACCATGCTTCCTGTTCATATCTTGCCTTCTCCACCACTTCCTCCTTCACAGATTCCTCCCTCTTGTTCTTCTGCCTgtacccctcctcctgcctgtacTCCTCCACCAGCTCataccccacctcccacccagaCCTCTCTTTCaactccttcctcccctctcctgcttgGTCTACCTTCTGTGCCCATCTCCCCCCCAGTCACAAACCTCCCCTTGGGCTTGGGGCCTGAGACAGAGCTTTGTGCACAAGCATTGGCATCTACCGAGTCCCTGGAGCTGGCTGATATGGCCAGTTCCGAGACTTCCCCGCTTACTCTTGTGCCCCCTAAGGATCTGTTGCCAGTTGCTGTTGAGATCCTGCCTATATCAGAGAAGAACCTTTCTCTCGCCTCTTCTGCACCTAGCCCAACCCTGGAGGCTGACAGCGTCCCCAACGGTCAAGAGCAGGAAGTGCCAGAGCCTGCTGAGGGGACCATCCTCACAGTGCTGCCTGATGGTGAGGAGGTGCCCTCGTGTCTGAGTGAGAGCAATGGGCTGGATCTCCCACTTTCAGCAGCATCTGATGAGCTACTTCAGGAGCCATTGGAGGCTGACAAGAGCTCAGAAGAGCTGGTGGAGGCCCAGACCCCAACCTCCAGCCCAGAGAAGCCACAGGAACTTGTTTCAGCAGAGGTCGCAGCCCCATCCACCTCATCCTCCGCCACCTCCTCACCTGAGAGTCCTTCACCTGCCCGGCCCCCTCGGCGTCGCACCAGTGCTGATGTAGAAATTAGGGGTCAGGGGGCTGGTCGGCCAGGGCAGCCTCCAGGCCCCAAAGTTCTCCGCAAGCTGCCAGGACGGCTGGTGACTGTGGTAGAGGAGAAGGAACTGGTGAGGCGACGGCGACAGCAGCGGGGAACTGCCAGCACCCTAGTGCCTGGGGTCTCTGAGACTGGTGCCAGCCCAGGAAGCCCATCTGCCCGCAGCATGTCAGGGCCAGAATCCTCACCTCCCACCAGTGGGCCCTGTGAAGCTGCTCCCCCATCCACACTGCCCACCCCAACTCAGCAACCCTTCATAGCTCGCCGTCGCATTGAGCTAGGGGTGACTGGTGGGGGCAGCCCAGAGAATGGAGAAGGGGCACTGCTTGCCATCACCCCTCCTGCTGTGAAACGTCGGAGGGGGAGGCCCCCCAAGAAGAACAGGTCTCCAGCAGATGCTGGGCGAGGGGTGGATGAGGTACCTTCATCTGCCCCTAAGGGAAAAACCAATGGGGCTGACCCAGTCCCTGGGGCCGAGACCCTTATTGTTGCGGAGCCTGTCCTGGGACCCCAGCTTAGTCTTGGACCCCAGCCAATTCACAGACCCGAGCCCATCATCCTATCACCTGTGGAGAAAAGAAGGCGTGGGCGGCCCCCTAAGGCACGAGATTTGCCCCTTCCTGGGACCATTTCCTCTCCAGGGGATGGCAACTTAGAGAGCCGGACACAGCCACTCCCGCTaccacctcccctgccaccacTCCCACCACTCCTAGCCTGTCCCACTGCTACTGTCGCCAACACTGTCACCAATCTCACCATTTCAACATCCCCACCCAAGCGGAAGCGGGGCCGACCTCCCAAGAATCCACCGTCACCTCGGCCCAGCCAGCTCCCTGTCTTGGACCGTGACAGCTCTTCTGTCCTTGAGAGCTGTGGATTGGGGAGGCGGCGGCAACCCCAGGGCCAGGGGGAGAGTGAGGGTAGTTCCTCTGATGAGGATGGAAGCCGCCCCCTCACCCGCCTGGCCCGCCTGCGGCTTGAAGCAGAGGGAATGCGGGGACGAAAGAGTGAAGGGTCCATGGTGGTGGCTGTAATTCAGGATGACCTGGATTTAGCAGATAGCGGGCCAGGCGGGTTAGAATTGACACCTCCCGTGGTCTCGTTAGCTCCAAAACTGCGTTCGACCCGGCTGCGTCCAGGGTCTCTAGTCCCCCCACTAGAGACTGAGAAGGTGCCTCGCAAACGGGCAGGGGCACCAGTTGGCGGGGGTCCTGGGCTGGCAAAGCGGGGCCGCTTACAGCCCCCAAGTCCCCTAGGGCCTGAGGGTTCAGTAGAGGAGTCTGAGGCTGAAGCCtcaggtgaggaggaggaagtagaTGGGACCCCACGTCGCCGGCCTGGCCCCCGCCGACTTGGTGGGGCCACTAACCAAGGGGACCAGCGCATCCTGCGCAGcagtgcccctccccacctggctgGCCCTACCATTAGTCACAGAGGCCGAAAGGCCAAGACGTGA